From a region of the Nitrospirota bacterium genome:
- a CDS encoding PadR family transcriptional regulator, translating into MDPASSRLTRQLFLGFVRIHILYHAAEEAVCGVELTEELGTHGYRLSPGTLYPTLHALEAAGFLRCESQLCDGRRRKCYRITKAGRWALEEARKRIKELVEEVLEDRHR; encoded by the coding sequence GTGGATCCGGCGTCGAGCCGTCTCACCCGCCAGTTGTTCCTGGGATTCGTCCGTATTCACATCCTTTACCATGCGGCCGAGGAGGCGGTCTGCGGTGTGGAACTCACGGAGGAGCTGGGTACCCACGGGTACCGGCTGAGCCCAGGCACCCTCTATCCCACGCTTCATGCGCTGGAGGCGGCGGGCTTTCTGCGCTGCGAGTCGCAACTGTGCGACGGGCGGCGACGGAAGTGTTATCGGATCACGAAGGCCGGACGTTGGGCGCTGGAAGAGGCCCGCAAGCGGATCAAAGAGTTGGTGGAAGAAGTACTGGAGGATCGGCATCGATGA
- a CDS encoding ArsR family transcriptional regulator — protein sequence MITTRTKDLEQTALWFHALADETRLQIIEHLLEGEQCVCDLTDFLQTGQSRLSFHLKTLKDAGLLQDRREGRWIYYSLNAETVEAIGQWLMTLKGTRAKSRPAAPCCD from the coding sequence ATGATCACGACGCGCACAAAAGACTTGGAGCAGACAGCCCTCTGGTTCCATGCCCTGGCGGATGAGACCAGACTTCAGATCATCGAGCATTTGCTGGAAGGCGAACAGTGCGTGTGCGACCTGACCGACTTTCTCCAAACCGGTCAATCCCGGCTCTCGTTTCATCTCAAGACACTCAAAGACGCGGGACTGCTCCAGGACCGCCGGGAAGGCCGCTGGATTTACTATTCGCTGAATGCCGAAACGGTCGAAGCAATCGGCCAATGGTTGATGACTTTGAAAGGCACACGCGCAAAATCCAGACCGGCTGCCCCTTGTTGCGACTGA
- the arsM gene encoding arsenite methyltransferase: MSPHTGEKTIKELVRNEYGQAALQAKSGGSSCCGGKSPGKFDPITSNLYQPSETGALPAEALSASLGCGNPTALAQLNPGETVLDLGSGGGIDVLLSAKRVGPTGKAYGLDMTDEMLALARDNQRKAGADNVEFLKGEIEQIPLPDCSVDVIISNCVINLSPDKDRVFAEAFRVLKPDGRLAVSDVVVRGPVPTEIRRNIELWMGCVAGALEESEYLDKLAKAGFTNISLEPTRIYRAEDAREFLAGAGLNVEAIAQQVDGKFLSAFIRASKPPEEPRRNN; the protein is encoded by the coding sequence ATGAGCCCCCACACCGGCGAAAAGACCATTAAAGAACTCGTCAGGAACGAATATGGACAAGCCGCCTTGCAGGCCAAGAGCGGCGGCAGCTCTTGTTGCGGCGGCAAATCTCCGGGCAAGTTCGATCCGATCACATCCAATTTGTACCAGCCGTCAGAAACCGGGGCGCTGCCGGCCGAAGCTCTGTCGGCCTCGCTGGGCTGCGGCAACCCGACGGCCCTGGCCCAATTGAACCCAGGCGAAACCGTGCTGGACCTGGGATCGGGTGGCGGAATTGACGTCCTCCTCTCCGCCAAGCGCGTCGGCCCGACCGGCAAGGCCTACGGCCTCGACATGACGGACGAGATGCTGGCGCTCGCCCGCGACAACCAGCGCAAAGCCGGAGCGGACAACGTGGAGTTCCTGAAGGGCGAGATCGAGCAGATTCCCCTGCCCGACTGTTCCGTGGACGTGATCATTTCCAACTGCGTCATCAACCTCTCTCCGGACAAGGACCGGGTCTTTGCCGAAGCCTTTCGGGTTCTGAAACCGGACGGCCGTCTGGCCGTCTCCGACGTGGTCGTGCGCGGACCGGTTCCGACTGAGATTCGCCGCAACATCGAGCTTTGGATGGGCTGCGTGGCCGGCGCGCTGGAAGAATCGGAGTATCTCGACAAGCTGGCCAAGGCTGGTTTTACAAACATCAGCCTGGAACCGACCCGCATTTACCGGGCGGAAGATGCCCGAGAATTTCTGGCAGGAGCCGGGCTCAATGTCGAGGCCATCGCCCAGCAAGTCGACGGCAAATTTCTCAGCGCCTTCATCCGCGCCAGCAAACCGCCCGAGGAGCCAAGGCGCAATAACTGA
- the arsB gene encoding ACR3 family arsenite efflux transporter, giving the protein MVAGVAIGKLLPGLVDSMRSLELGADSHVNLPMAILIWLMIVPMMMNVDFASVRNVGKRPKGLAVTLLVNWLVKPFSMAFLAWLFFRHLFSAWITPAEADQYIAGAIILAAAPCTAMVFVWSYLTDGDPAYTLVQVSVNDLIMLVLFAPLVGFLVSGASSLTVPWLVLFYSVAAFIVIPLTIGTALRAWFIRQRGLRWFEENLLPRFAPVTITALLATLVLIFAFQADNIMGRSFHVALIAVPILLQVYFNSSLAYGLMKFLHVPHAIAAPGALIGASNFFELAVATAIALYGPGSGAALATVVGVLVEVPVMLSVCAACNRTRHWFPREAAA; this is encoded by the coding sequence ATGGTGGCGGGAGTGGCGATCGGGAAGCTCCTGCCTGGCCTGGTGGACTCCATGCGGTCGCTCGAACTGGGGGCAGACAGCCACGTCAACTTACCCATGGCGATCCTGATCTGGCTCATGATCGTCCCGATGATGATGAACGTCGATTTCGCCTCGGTTCGCAACGTCGGCAAACGGCCGAAGGGACTGGCCGTGACCCTCCTCGTCAATTGGCTGGTGAAGCCCTTTTCCATGGCGTTCTTGGCCTGGCTCTTTTTCCGCCATCTCTTCTCGGCCTGGATCACCCCGGCGGAAGCGGACCAGTACATCGCCGGGGCGATCATCCTGGCGGCCGCCCCCTGCACTGCCATGGTCTTCGTCTGGAGTTACCTGACCGACGGAGATCCGGCCTATACCCTGGTCCAGGTCTCGGTGAACGATCTGATCATGTTGGTCCTGTTCGCGCCCCTGGTCGGCTTTCTGGTCAGCGGCGCCTCTTCGTTGACCGTACCTTGGCTTGTCCTGTTCTATTCGGTTGCAGCTTTTATCGTCATCCCCCTGACCATCGGGACGGCGCTCCGAGCCTGGTTCATCAGGCAACGAGGCCTCCGCTGGTTCGAGGAGAACCTGCTGCCCCGTTTCGCACCGGTCACGATCACCGCCCTATTGGCTACGCTGGTCCTGATTTTCGCTTTTCAGGCGGACAATATCATGGGGCGCTCCTTTCACGTGGCCCTGATCGCCGTCCCGATCCTGCTCCAGGTCTACTTCAACTCGTCGCTGGCCTACGGCCTCATGAAATTCCTGCACGTGCCCCATGCGATCGCCGCGCCAGGCGCGCTGATCGGCGCCAGCAACTTTTTCGAGCTGGCCGTGGCCACCGCCATCGCCCTCTACGGTCCCGGCTCGGGCGCCGCGCTGGCGACGGTCGTCGGTGTGCTGGTCGAGGTGCCCGTCATGCTCTCGGTCTGCGCCGCCTGCAACCGAACGCGCCATTGGTTTCCGAGAGAGGCAGCCGCATGA
- a CDS encoding arsenate reductase ArsC, with amino-acid sequence MKPRVLFLCTGNSCRSQMAEGWLRHLAGDRFDVASAGTHPVGLNPVAVAAMREVGVDISRHTSKNVNQFLGERFDYVITVCDSAKEACPTFPGATSRLHWSFDDPAAAQGSLEERLQVFRRVRDEIAGRLRLFLAFVRI; translated from the coding sequence ATGAAGCCACGCGTCTTGTTTCTCTGCACCGGTAATTCCTGCCGCAGCCAGATGGCGGAAGGCTGGCTCCGACATCTGGCCGGAGACCGTTTCGATGTGGCCAGCGCGGGCACTCATCCGGTCGGCTTGAACCCAGTCGCGGTCGCAGCCATGCGCGAGGTCGGCGTGGATATTTCACGGCACACTTCCAAAAACGTCAATCAGTTCCTTGGCGAGCGATTCGACTACGTCATCACAGTCTGCGACAGTGCCAAAGAAGCCTGTCCGACTTTTCCCGGCGCCACGTCCCGCTTGCACTGGAGTTTTGATGATCCCGCTGCAGCCCAGGGCTCGCTGGAGGAACGGCTGCAGGTCTTCCGACGGGTCCGCGACGAGATCGCCGGACGCCTACGCCTGTTCCTTGCCTTCGTTCGAATCTAA
- a CDS encoding PstS family phosphate ABC transporter substrate-binding protein: MEERVKSVAVSYLAVFALLIGAAPLLRDFAGAQPASLVKIDGSSTVFPITEAVSEEFQKQNRGSVRVTVGISGTGGGFKKFCRGETDIQDASRPIAAAEMEVCKQQGIQYYELPVAFDAMALVVSRQNAWADSLSVAELKTMWEPQAQGKITRWNQIRTTWPDAPLKLFGAGSDSGTFDYFTEAIVGKAKASRGDYTASEDDNTLVQGIANDKHALGYIPFAYYEPNSQRLKAVAVDAGRGGVLPSRQTVESGTYRPLARPIFIYVSKQAAERPEVRRLVDFYLTHAAELVAQVKYVPLPKEAYRIALEHFHHGKLGTSFQGASAVGLTIGELLARSKAE, encoded by the coding sequence ATGGAGGAACGCGTGAAAAGCGTCGCCGTAAGCTATCTCGCCGTCTTCGCCCTGCTGATCGGTGCCGCACCGCTCCTGCGCGACTTCGCCGGGGCCCAGCCTGCATCGCTGGTGAAGATCGACGGCTCCAGCACGGTCTTCCCCATTACGGAAGCTGTGTCGGAGGAATTCCAGAAACAGAACAGAGGCTCCGTGCGAGTGACCGTGGGCATTTCCGGCACCGGCGGAGGCTTCAAGAAATTCTGCCGCGGCGAGACGGACATTCAAGATGCGTCGCGCCCGATCGCGGCGGCCGAGATGGAAGTCTGCAAACAACAGGGCATCCAGTACTACGAATTGCCCGTGGCTTTCGATGCCATGGCGCTGGTGGTCAGCCGCCAGAATGCCTGGGCGGATTCCCTGAGCGTGGCCGAACTCAAGACAATGTGGGAACCGCAAGCCCAGGGCAAGATCACCAGATGGAACCAGATCCGTACGACCTGGCCCGATGCCCCCCTCAAGCTGTTCGGCGCCGGGTCCGATTCGGGCACCTTTGATTACTTCACCGAAGCTATCGTGGGCAAGGCCAAGGCCAGCCGGGGCGACTATACGGCCAGCGAGGACGACAATACCTTGGTGCAGGGAATCGCCAACGACAAGCATGCGCTGGGATACATTCCGTTCGCCTACTACGAACCCAACAGCCAACGGCTGAAAGCCGTGGCCGTCGACGCAGGACGGGGTGGTGTGCTGCCGTCCCGCCAGACCGTCGAGAGCGGGACGTACCGACCTCTGGCCCGCCCCATCTTCATTTATGTGAGCAAGCAGGCGGCCGAGAGGCCGGAGGTGCGCCGCCTCGTGGACTTCTATCTCACCCACGCAGCCGAACTCGTCGCCCAAGTGAAATATGTGCCGTTGCCGAAGGAGGCCTACCGCATCGCCCTGGAGCATTTTCATCACGGCAAACTCGGGACGTCGTTCCAGGGAGCGTCTGCGGTCGGACTCACGATCGGAGAGTTATTGGCCCGCTCGAAGGCGGAATAG